The genomic interval GCAACCTACGGTTCCTTTCGAGAATGGCCTGCTTACAAATATACGGTTGAACATTCTATTTACGTTCATAAAGATTTTCGCAATTATGGCATTGGAACTTCATTACTTAAAACTCTCATTGAAGATGCAAACGAAAAAGGATACACCACCATCGTTGCAGGCATTGATGCTTCAAATGCCAACAGTATTCATCTGCACGAAAAACTAGGCTTTTCCTCCGCGGGCATTGTCAAAAAAGCAGGGTATAAATTTGGTCAATGGCTCGATTTGGCATTTTACCAATTGATGCTTGATGGCCTGAAAAATCCTACGGA from Sulfurospirillum multivorans DSM 12446 carries:
- a CDS encoding GNAT family N-acetyltransferase; the encoded protein is MIRFATEPDLEAILAIYNDAILTTTAVYTYKAKDLQERKEWFLAKHEKGYPIWVYEKEHRVAGFATYGSFREWPAYKYTVEHSIYVHKDFRNYGIGTSLLKTLIEDANEKGYTTIVAGIDASNANSIHLHEKLGFSSAGIVKKAGYKFGQWLDLAFYQLMLDGLKNPTEA